TATCGCGACCGGAGCACATTCGAGGAACACATGGCCAGCATCGATGAGGTCGCCCGGCTCGCCGGAGTGTCGACCGCGACCGTCTCGCGCGCGCTGAGCGGACGCGGTCACGTGTCAGAGTCCGCCCGGGAGCGCGTGCAGGCGGCGGCGCAGTCACTCGGCTACGTCGTCTCTTCACGGGCGTCGAGCCTCGCTTCCGGCCGTACCCGGAACGTCGGCGTCGTGGTGCCGTTCCTCGACCGGTGGTTCTTCAGCACCGTGCTCTCCGGAGTCTCAGCCGCCCTGATGCGCGCCGGCTACGACATCACGCTCTACAACATCACCGCCGACAAGGACGTGCGTCGACACGTGTTCGACACCTTCCTCCGACGGCAGCGCGTGGATGCCGTCATCGCCGTGTCGATCGAGCTCGACGAGGAGGAGACGCAGCTCCTCCTGGACCTGGGGCTCCCCGTGATCGCGATCGGCGGCCCGAACCCGAAGCTCGACACCCTCACGGTCGACGACGTCGCGGTGGCGCAGCTGGCGACCGAGCACCTGATCGGTCTGGGGCACACCGACATCGCGCACATCGGGGCCAACCCCGAGTTCGACATCGACTTCCACATCCCGACCAACCGTCGACTGGGGTTCGAGAAGGCCCTGGCGAAGGCCGGGATCCCCCTGAACCACGCATTCCTCGAGCCGGCGGACTTCACGGTCGAGGGTGGCTACCGCGCCGCGAAGCAACTGCTCGGACGCCCCGGCCCGCGTCCGACCGCCGTTTTCGCCGCCTCGGACGAGATGGCGATCGGCGCACTGCTCGCAGCGCGGGACCTGGGCTTCAGCGTGCCGGAGGAGCTGTCCATCGTCGGCATCGACGGACACGAGCTCGGCGAGTTCTTCCGCCTGACGACGGTCGACCAGTTCCCGCTGGGGCAGGGGGAACGCGCCGCGGATGCCGTGCTCGCGAAACTCACCACCCCGGACGAGGTCCGCATCCCGTCAGCGCTGCCCTACGAGCTGAACGTGCGCGGGACCACCGCCCGTCTGCTCTAGCCGCGGAGCAGGGCGGCGTCGCGCCAGGTGCGGTAGCCGCCGTCGAGGTTGCGGGCGTCCACACCGTGCTGCCGGAGGATCCGCGTGGCGATGTGTCCGCGCAGTCCGACCTGGCAGTGCACCACGATCTCTCCGTCGGGCAGCTCATCGAGTCGATCCCGCAGTTCATCGAGCGGCACGTTGACGGCGCCGGGGATCGCACCGGCGGCGAACTCCGTCGGCGTGCGGACGTCGATCAGTGCCGCCCCCGCGCGCTGCGCGGCGTCGAGCTCATGCCACTGGATCGTCGGCGTCGTGCCGGTCCGGGTGTTCTCCGCGACGTAGCCGAGGATGTTCACCGCATCCTTCGCCGAGCCGAACTGAGGTGCGTAGGCGAGTTCGAGCTGCGCGAGTTCTGCGGCCGGCATCCCTGCATGCATGGCGGTAGCGATCACGTCGATCCGCTTGTCGACGCCGTCCCGGCCGACGACCTGCACCCCGAGGATGGCGTCGGACCGCGGGTCGGCGAGCAGCTTCATCGACAGGGTCTCCGCACCCGGGTAGTACCCGGCGTGCGATCCGGGATGCACGTGCACGGCGTAGAACTCGCGCCCCGCCG
Above is a window of Microbacterium aurugineum DNA encoding:
- a CDS encoding LacI family DNA-binding transcriptional regulator, producing the protein MASIDEVARLAGVSTATVSRALSGRGHVSESARERVQAAAQSLGYVVSSRASSLASGRTRNVGVVVPFLDRWFFSTVLSGVSAALMRAGYDITLYNITADKDVRRHVFDTFLRRQRVDAVIAVSIELDEEETQLLLDLGLPVIAIGGPNPKLDTLTVDDVAVAQLATEHLIGLGHTDIAHIGANPEFDIDFHIPTNRRLGFEKALAKAGIPLNHAFLEPADFTVEGGYRAAKQLLGRPGPRPTAVFAASDEMAIGALLAARDLGFSVPEELSIVGIDGHELGEFFRLTTVDQFPLGQGERAADAVLAKLTTPDEVRIPSALPYELNVRGTTARLL